The DNA window GTTCTTACCTTGTGTTCCTCCAGCAATTGCCACACCCTTCCCGCATGTGGAAAATCGGGAGCACCTTCATACAAAAGCACAGAGGCACGAAAGAGAGTAGTGCCAATCATTTCCCACGGGCCCATCATCCAACCAATATCGGTGAACCAAAAAAAAGTATCGCCAGCTTTCACATCGAAAGCATACGCCAGCTCTTTTCCGATGGTGGCCAAACATCCAGCATGAGTATGCACGCAACCTTTTGGCTTTCCTGTTGTGCCCGAAGTGTAGAGAATTAAACAAGGGGCTTCGGCATCAAGTTCTTCGGTTTTGCATTCGGTGGAAGCGGAGATCTTGAAGTCTTGCCACCACACATCACGGCTAGCATCCATAAACACATCGTTTCCTGCATGCTTCACTACAATTACTTTTTCCACACTTGGTGATTGCTGCAAAGCTTGATTCACACTGGTTTTAAGCGGAAACACTTTTCCTCTGCGCCTTCCACCGTCGGCAGTAATAAGCACTTTTACGTTTGCATCATTGAGCCTTACCGAAAGTGCATCGGCGCCAAACGCGCTAAACACGGGCACTGCAAGAGCGCCAAGTTTGAAGCATGCAAAAAGTGCAAACATCACTTCTGGAATCATCGGCATATACAAAGCAACAGCATCGCCTTTTTTTACGCCGCACGATTTCAACATATTGGCGCAAACACAGACTTCATCGTTAAAAGCTTGATAGGTGTAGTTGCGTTTTGATCCATTTTCATTTTCCCATCTTATTGCAATTTCATCTGCATGAACGGGAAGATGTTGATCGATGCAGTTGAGCACGAGATTTGTTTTTCCGCCTTCAAACCACTTGCTCCACTCAATCCCTTCACTTGTGTTGAGCACATTTTTGTACTGCTGATACCACTTGATTTGCAGGTCTTCCATCACCGCGTTCCAAAATCGCGGCAAATCCTCAACTGACCACGCCTGCAAGGCTTCGTACGATGAGACGTTCGCCTTTTTCATCAAGCGTGTAACATTAGCTTCATCAACTAATGATTGTGTAGGTTTCCAAATAATAGGCTGAGACATTGGCTGCACCTCTCTAAAAAAACGAAAAACTAATCGGGAAGCATCGCCTTGTCAAAAGATGAAAAAAGAAAAGGCTCTCGAATGAGAGCCTTGTTCGAAAATGATGTGGAATAAATTTACGCGAGGCCTTTGTACGATTTGTATTCTGGTCCTTCGTAAATGCAGCTTGGTCTCAAAAGACGGTTTGCATCGTGCTGTTCGATAATATGTGCGCACCAACCACTCATCCGCGCAACCGCGAAAATAGGCGTATAGAGCGGAATAGGAATTCCCATTTGGTAATAAATCCAGGCTGAAGGGAAATCGACATTGGGATGAATGCCTTTTTCGCGTACCATCACGTCTTCCATTACTTGTGCAATGTCGCGCCACTTGGTGTCGCCTTTTGCTTCGGCATATTGGCTGCCCAATTTTTTCAAGGTTGGAACTCGCGAGTCACCATTTTTGTAAACGCGATGTCCAAAGCCCATCAACTTTTCTTTCGTCGCAATTGCTTTT is part of the Deltaproteobacteria bacterium CG11_big_fil_rev_8_21_14_0_20_42_23 genome and encodes:
- a CDS encoding AMP-dependent synthetase, which codes for MSQPIIWKPTQSLVDEANVTRLMKKANVSSYEALQAWSVEDLPRFWNAVMEDLQIKWYQQYKNVLNTSEGIEWSKWFEGGKTNLVLNCIDQHLPVHADEIAIRWENENGSKRNYTYQAFNDEVCVCANMLKSCGVKKGDAVALYMPMIPEVMFALFACFKLGALAVPVFSAFGADALSVRLNDANVKVLITADGGRRRGKVFPLKTSVNQALQQSPSVEKVIVVKHAGNDVFMDASRDVWWQDFKISASTECKTEELDAEAPCLILYTSGTTGKPKGCVHTHAGCLATIGKELAYAFDVKAGDTFFWFTDIGWMMGPWEMIGTTLFRASVLLYEGAPDFPHAGRVWQLLEEHKVRTLGISPTAIRLLMREKEYGPQNYNLSGLELFGSTGELWDAESYTWLFEQVGKKRCPIINISGGTEIIGCLLSPLPITPLKTCSLRGPGLGVDLDIVDDDGNSLGTNAVGHLVCKQPLPSMTKGFLGDKQRYLDTYFSKFPGVWYHGDYVSRDEEGFWFLHGRSDDTLKVAGKRTGPGEIEAALLEHPLLLEAAAIGVPHEIKGEAVVCFVVPKSDDGEAEKRTGEFSEAVVKALGKTLRPEAVIVVSELPKTRSGKIVRGLLRRVYMGEELGSLASVENPGSLDLMAKKIKST